A window of Streptomyces marispadix contains these coding sequences:
- the nadC gene encoding carboxylating nicotinate-nucleotide diphosphorylase — MTSPFPDSPEERRPLPVDVPLLQIGGPGSSATPSYGGGCGDSCGCGGGAGSDADAWDLDPLDCGLDADLARLLADAGLDPVQVEDIAHLAVEEDLDHGVDVTTVATIAEDAVSTGDFTAREDGTVAGLHIAEAVLSVVCTDEFEVERHVEDGERVVAGQRLLTVRTRTRDLLTAERSALNLLCRLSGIATLTRRWADELTRAATAADAGTHAETRVRDTRKTTPGLRALEKYAVRCGGGTNHRFSLSDAALIKDNHVVAAGGVAEAFRLVRAEFPDVPIEVEVDRLDQIEPVLAEGADLILLDNFTPDETAAAVVLVAGRAQLESSGRLSLDNAAQYAATGVDFLAVGALTHSSPILDIGLDLRDTDAGAAGTGEDHDVHEGPEGPEGREEVDD; from the coding sequence GTGACCAGCCCCTTCCCGGACTCCCCGGAGGAGCGACGCCCTCTGCCCGTCGACGTGCCCCTGCTCCAGATCGGCGGCCCCGGCTCGTCCGCGACGCCGTCCTACGGCGGCGGCTGCGGCGACTCCTGCGGCTGCGGCGGAGGAGCCGGGAGCGACGCGGACGCATGGGACCTGGACCCGCTGGACTGCGGCCTCGACGCGGACCTCGCACGGCTGCTGGCGGACGCGGGCCTCGACCCCGTACAGGTCGAGGACATCGCGCACCTGGCCGTCGAGGAGGACCTCGACCACGGCGTCGACGTCACCACCGTCGCCACGATCGCCGAAGACGCCGTATCCACGGGGGACTTCACGGCCCGCGAGGACGGGACGGTCGCCGGGCTGCACATCGCCGAGGCGGTGCTGTCGGTGGTCTGCACGGACGAGTTCGAGGTGGAGCGCCACGTCGAGGACGGCGAGCGCGTCGTGGCCGGGCAGCGGCTGCTGACGGTACGCACCCGCACCCGCGATCTCCTCACCGCCGAGCGCAGCGCCCTCAACCTGCTGTGCCGCCTCTCCGGCATCGCGACCCTCACCCGCCGCTGGGCTGACGAGCTGACCCGGGCCGCGACCGCCGCGGACGCCGGCACCCATGCCGAGACACGCGTACGCGACACCCGAAAGACGACGCCGGGCCTGCGTGCCCTGGAGAAGTACGCGGTGCGCTGCGGCGGCGGCACCAACCACCGCTTCTCGCTGTCCGACGCCGCGCTCATCAAGGACAACCACGTGGTGGCGGCGGGCGGCGTCGCGGAGGCGTTCAGACTCGTGAGAGCGGAGTTCCCCGACGTGCCGATCGAGGTGGAGGTCGACCGCCTCGACCAGATCGAGCCGGTCCTCGCCGAGGGTGCCGACCTGATCCTGCTCGACAACTTCACGCCCGACGAGACCGCGGCGGCCGTGGTGCTGGTCGCGGGCCGAGCCCAGCTCGAATCCTCGGGCCGGCTCAGCCTCGACAACGCCGCTCAGTACGCGGCCACCGGCGTCGACTTCCTGGCCGTAGGGGCGCTGACCCACTCCTCGCCGATCCTCGACATCGGCCTCGACCTGCGCGACACGGACGCGGGCGCGGCCGGGACCGGCGAGGACCATGACGTACACGAGGGGCCGGAGGGGCCCGAGGGTCGCGAAGAGGTGGACGACTGA
- a CDS encoding type III pantothenate kinase, with protein sequence MLLTIDVGNTHTVLGLFDGDDIVEHWRISTDPRRTADELAVLLQGLMGMHPLLGEELGDNVEGIAICSTVPSVLHELREVTRRYYGDIPAVLVEPGVKTGVPILMDNPKEVGADRIINALAAVELYGGPCVVVDFGTATTFDAVSARGEYVGGVIAPGIEISVDALGVRGAQLRKIELARPRSVIGKNTVEAMQSGILYGFAGQVDGVVDRIARELTDDPDDVTVIATGGLAPMVLGEATAIDEHEPWLTLIGLRLVYERNVSRT encoded by the coding sequence ATGCTGCTGACCATCGACGTCGGAAACACCCACACCGTCCTCGGCCTCTTCGACGGCGACGACATCGTCGAGCACTGGCGCATCTCCACCGACCCCCGCCGCACGGCCGACGAACTCGCCGTGCTCCTACAGGGCCTGATGGGGATGCACCCGCTCCTCGGCGAGGAGCTCGGCGACAACGTCGAGGGCATCGCCATCTGCTCGACCGTGCCCTCGGTGCTGCACGAGCTGCGCGAGGTCACCCGCCGCTACTACGGCGACATCCCCGCCGTGCTCGTCGAGCCGGGCGTGAAGACGGGCGTGCCGATCCTCATGGACAACCCGAAGGAGGTCGGCGCCGACCGCATCATCAACGCCCTCGCCGCGGTCGAGCTGTACGGCGGCCCCTGCGTCGTCGTCGACTTCGGCACGGCCACCACCTTCGACGCGGTCTCGGCACGCGGCGAGTACGTCGGCGGCGTCATCGCCCCCGGCATCGAGATCTCCGTCGACGCCCTCGGCGTGCGCGGCGCTCAGCTACGCAAGATCGAACTGGCCCGCCCGCGCAGCGTCATCGGCAAGAACACCGTCGAGGCCATGCAGTCCGGCATCCTCTACGGCTTCGCGGGCCAGGTCGACGGCGTAGTGGACCGCATCGCACGCGAACTCACCGACGACCCGGACGATGTGACGGTCATCGCCACCGGCGGCCTGGCCCCGATGGTGCTGGGCGAGGCCACCGCCATCGACGAGCACGAGCCGTGGCTGACCCTGATCGGTCTGCGTCTGGTCTACGAGCGCAACGTGAGCCGCACATAG
- a CDS encoding BlaI/MecI/CopY family transcriptional regulator gives MPRPLGELEDTVMTRVWRWNRPVTVREVLEDLRDDRSIAYTTVMTVMDNLHQKGWLRRRQEGRAYRYEPVSTRAAYSAALMNEAWASSDNAAAALVEFFGRMTPEQLDAVRDALRVVQLNDVHVDVPERAPRESH, from the coding sequence GTGCCTCGGCCATTGGGAGAGTTGGAAGACACCGTCATGACGCGGGTATGGCGGTGGAACCGTCCGGTCACGGTGCGGGAAGTCCTGGAGGATCTGCGGGACGACCGCTCCATCGCCTACACGACGGTCATGACCGTAATGGACAACCTCCATCAGAAGGGCTGGCTGCGCAGACGCCAAGAAGGCCGTGCCTATCGATATGAGCCGGTCTCCACACGTGCCGCGTACTCCGCCGCACTGATGAACGAAGCCTGGGCGTCGAGTGACAACGCGGCAGCGGCTCTCGTGGAGTTCTTCGGCCGTATGACTCCGGAACAGCTCGACGCCGTACGGGACGCGTTGCGAGTCGTGCAGTTGAACGATGTGCACGTCGATGTCCCGGAGAGAGCGCCGCGCGAGAGTCACTAG
- a CDS encoding amino-acid N-acetyltransferase: protein MASASPSVSEVTVRRARTADVRAVRRLIDVYSRDRILLDKATVTLYEDIQEFWVAERDHDAEVVACGALHVMWEDLAEVRTLAVDPALKGTGVGHLLLEKLLNTARWLGVRRIFCLTFEVDFFSGHGFTEIGETPVDGDVYSELLRSFDEGVAEFLGLERVKPNTLGNSRMLLHL, encoded by the coding sequence ATGGCGTCAGCATCCCCTTCCGTATCAGAAGTCACCGTTCGCCGAGCACGGACGGCAGATGTGCGCGCTGTGCGACGCCTCATCGATGTCTACTCGCGAGACCGCATCCTGCTCGACAAAGCCACGGTCACCCTTTACGAGGACATTCAGGAGTTCTGGGTCGCGGAACGGGATCACGACGCGGAGGTGGTCGCATGCGGCGCTCTCCACGTGATGTGGGAGGACCTGGCCGAGGTCAGGACACTCGCCGTCGACCCGGCACTCAAGGGCACCGGAGTGGGTCATCTCCTGCTGGAGAAGCTCCTGAACACCGCGCGCTGGCTGGGTGTGCGGCGCATTTTCTGTCTCACCTTCGAAGTGGACTTCTTCTCCGGCCACGGCTTCACGGAGATCGGGGAGACACCGGTCGACGGCGATGTCTACAGCGAACTGCTGCGTTCCTTTGACGAGGGTGTGGCCGAGTTCCTGGGTCTCGAACGGGTGAAGCCGAACACCTTGGGCAACAGCCGCATGCTTCTGCATCTCTGA
- a CDS encoding histone-like nucleoid-structuring protein Lsr2 encodes MAQKVQVLLVDDLEGGEADETVTFALDGKTYEIDLSTSNADKLRTVLEPYVKGGRRTGGRSARGKGRASGGGSSQDTAKIRAWAKEQGYEVNDRGRVPANIREAYEKANG; translated from the coding sequence GTGGCACAGAAGGTTCAGGTTCTTCTGGTCGACGACCTCGAGGGCGGCGAGGCCGACGAGACAGTGACGTTCGCACTGGACGGGAAGACCTACGAGATCGACCTCTCCACCTCTAATGCGGACAAGCTCCGTACGGTCCTCGAACCGTATGTGAAGGGCGGGCGCCGCACCGGCGGCCGTTCGGCACGCGGAAAGGGCCGTGCCTCCGGCGGCGGCAGCAGCCAGGACACCGCGAAGATCCGTGCTTGGGCCAAGGAACAGGGTTACGAGGTCAACGACCGCGGCCGCGTTCCGGCCAATATCCGCGAGGCGTACGAGAAGGCCAACGGCTGA
- a CDS encoding ATP-dependent Clp protease ATP-binding subunit yields MFERFTDRARRVVVLAQEEARMLNHNYIGTEHILLGLIHEGEGVAAKALESLGISLEAVRQQVEEIIGQGQQAPSGHIPFTPRAKKVLELSLREALQLGHNYIGTEHILLGLIREGEGVAAQVLVKLGADLNRVRQQVIQLLSGYSGGKEAATAGGPAEGTPSTSLVLDQFGRNLTQAARESKLDPVIGREKEIERVMQVLSRRTKNNPVLIGEPGVGKTAVVEGLAQAIVKGEVPETLKDKHLYTLDLGALVAGSRYRGDFEERLKKVLKEIRTRGDIILFIDELHTLVGAGAAEGAIDAASILKPMLARGELQTIGATTLDEYRKHLEKDAALERRFQPIQVAEPSLPHTIEILKGLRDRYEAHHRVSITDAALVGAATLADRYISDRFLPDKAIDLIDEAGSRMRIRRMTAPPDLREFDEKIANVRRDKESAIDSQDFEKAASLRDTEKQLLAQKAKREKEWKAGDMDVVAEVDEELIAEVLATATGIPVFKLTEEESSRLLRMEDELHKRVIGQEDAIKALSQAIRRTRAGLKDPKRPGGSFIFAGPSGVGKTELSKTLAEFLFGDEEALISLDMSEFSEKHTVSRLFGSPPGYVGYEEGGQLTEKVRRKPFSVVLFDEVEKAHADIFNSLLQILEDGRLTDSQGRVVDFKNTVIIMTTNLGTRDISKGFNLGFAGQGDVSAGYDRMKAKVNDELKQHFRPEFLNRVDDTVVFHQLTQDDIIRIVDLMLAMVDERLKDRDMGLELSTDAKELLAKRGYDPVMGARPLRRTIQREIEDQLSEKILFGDLRPGHIVVVDTEGETDEEKKFTFRGEEKAALPDAPPVESAAGGGPNLSKEA; encoded by the coding sequence ATGTTCGAGAGGTTCACCGACCGCGCGCGGCGGGTTGTCGTCCTGGCTCAGGAAGAAGCCCGGATGCTCAACCACAACTACATCGGCACCGAGCACATCCTCCTGGGCCTGATCCACGAGGGTGAGGGTGTCGCCGCTAAGGCACTGGAGAGCCTCGGGATTTCGCTCGAGGCGGTCCGTCAGCAGGTGGAGGAGATCATCGGCCAGGGCCAGCAGGCCCCCTCCGGCCACATCCCCTTCACGCCCCGTGCGAAGAAGGTCCTGGAGCTGTCGCTCCGCGAGGCCCTTCAGCTCGGCCACAACTACATCGGTACGGAGCACATCCTGCTCGGCCTGATCCGCGAGGGCGAGGGCGTCGCAGCCCAGGTCCTCGTGAAGCTGGGCGCCGATCTGAACCGGGTGCGGCAGCAGGTCATCCAGCTGCTCTCCGGCTACTCCGGCGGCAAGGAGGCGGCGACGGCCGGCGGCCCCGCCGAGGGCACGCCCTCGACCTCCCTCGTCCTGGACCAGTTCGGCCGCAACCTCACGCAGGCCGCCCGCGAATCCAAGCTCGACCCGGTCATCGGGCGCGAGAAGGAGATCGAGCGGGTCATGCAGGTGCTCTCGCGCCGTACGAAGAACAACCCGGTGCTCATCGGCGAGCCCGGCGTCGGCAAGACCGCGGTCGTCGAGGGCCTGGCCCAGGCGATCGTCAAGGGCGAGGTGCCCGAGACCCTGAAGGACAAGCACCTCTACACCCTCGACCTGGGCGCGCTGGTCGCCGGCTCCCGCTACCGCGGTGACTTCGAGGAGCGCCTGAAGAAGGTGCTCAAGGAGATCCGCACCCGCGGCGACATCATCCTGTTCATCGACGAGCTGCACACGCTGGTCGGTGCGGGCGCCGCCGAGGGCGCGATCGACGCCGCGAGCATCCTCAAGCCGATGCTGGCCCGCGGTGAACTCCAGACCATCGGCGCCACGACGCTCGACGAGTACCGCAAGCACCTGGAGAAGGACGCGGCCCTCGAGCGCCGCTTCCAGCCGATCCAGGTCGCCGAGCCGTCGCTGCCGCACACCATCGAGATCCTCAAGGGCCTGCGCGACCGGTACGAGGCGCACCACCGCGTCTCGATCACCGACGCCGCCCTGGTCGGCGCGGCCACGCTCGCCGACCGCTACATCTCCGACCGCTTCCTCCCGGACAAGGCGATCGATCTGATCGACGAGGCCGGTTCCCGTATGCGGATCCGCAGGATGACCGCGCCGCCGGACCTGCGCGAGTTCGACGAGAAGATCGCGAACGTCCGCCGGGACAAGGAGTCGGCGATCGACTCGCAGGACTTCGAGAAGGCCGCCTCGCTCCGTGACACGGAGAAGCAGCTCCTGGCGCAGAAGGCCAAGCGGGAGAAGGAGTGGAAGGCAGGCGACATGGACGTCGTCGCCGAGGTCGACGAGGAGCTGATCGCGGAGGTCCTGGCCACGGCCACGGGCATCCCGGTCTTCAAGCTCACCGAGGAGGAGTCCTCGCGACTGCTGCGCATGGAGGACGAGCTGCACAAGCGCGTCATCGGGCAGGAGGACGCCATCAAGGCGCTCTCCCAGGCGATCCGGCGTACGCGCGCCGGGCTGAAGGACCCGAAGCGCCCCGGTGGTTCGTTCATCTTCGCGGGCCCGTCCGGCGTCGGTAAGACGGAGCTGTCCAAGACGCTCGCCGAGTTCCTCTTCGGCGACGAGGAGGCGCTGATCTCCCTCGACATGTCGGAGTTCAGCGAGAAGCACACCGTCTCCCGGCTGTTCGGCTCGCCTCCCGGATACGTGGGTTACGAGGAGGGCGGCCAGCTCACGGAGAAGGTGCGGCGCAAGCCGTTCTCCGTCGTCCTCTTCGACGAGGTGGAGAAGGCGCACGCCGACATCTTCAACTCGCTGCTCCAGATCCTGGAGGACGGTCGCCTGACCGACTCCCAGGGCAGGGTCGTCGACTTCAAGAACACGGTCATCATCATGACGACCAACCTCGGCACCCGGGACATCTCCAAGGGGTTCAACCTGGGCTTCGCCGGACAGGGCGACGTCAGCGCCGGATACGACCGGATGAAGGCCAAGGTCAACGACGAGCTGAAGCAGCACTTCCGTCCGGAGTTCCTCAACCGTGTCGACGACACGGTGGTCTTCCACCAGCTCACTCAGGACGACATCATCCGGATCGTCGACCTGATGCTGGCGATGGTGGACGAGCGGCTCAAGGACCGCGACATGGGCCTGGAGCTGAGCACGGACGCCAAGGAGCTGCTCGCCAAGCGGGGTTACGACCCGGTGATGGGCGCCCGGCCGCTGCGCCGGACGATCCAGCGGGAGATCGAGGACCAGCTCTCCGAGAAGATCCTCTTCGGTGATCTGCGTCCCGGTCACATCGTGGTCGTGGACACCGAGGGCGAGACCGACGAGGAGAAGAAGTTCACCTTCCGCGGTGAGGAGAAGGCGGCACTGCCGGACGCACCTCCGGTGGAGTCCGCTGCGGGCGGCGGCCCGAACCTCTCCAAGGAGGCGTGA